From one [Ruminococcus] lactaris ATCC 29176 genomic stretch:
- a CDS encoding gamma-glutamyl-gamma-aminobutyrate hydrolase family protein has protein sequence MQPKIGIVICGLEGNHQFVSNPYIQSVRYSHGLPLLLPLVRSEDLLNQYVSLCDGFLFCGGGDITPLLFGESPLPGNGRTSISTDIFQLHLMRQILSSRKPVFAICRGMQLLNVACGGTIWQDFSLIPGKTLDHMQQTDVRSDISHKIRIGRTGHLRKCLGTSLYVNSFHHQAVNLTGKGIIVTARACDETIEAIELKDYPFGVGVQWHPECMFRTSPEMRTLFKNFVEHCSVSGE, from the coding sequence ATGCAGCCAAAAATCGGAATCGTCATCTGCGGACTGGAGGGAAATCATCAGTTTGTCTCCAATCCTTATATCCAGTCTGTCCGGTATTCTCATGGACTTCCCCTTCTTCTGCCTCTGGTACGCTCAGAAGATCTGCTGAATCAGTATGTTTCCCTCTGTGATGGATTTCTCTTTTGCGGAGGCGGCGATATCACACCGCTCCTTTTTGGTGAATCCCCTCTTCCCGGGAACGGACGTACAAGCATCTCTACCGATATTTTTCAACTGCATCTGATGAGACAGATTCTTTCTTCCCGTAAACCTGTCTTCGCCATCTGCAGGGGAATGCAGCTTCTGAACGTTGCCTGTGGTGGGACGATCTGGCAGGATTTTTCTCTGATTCCCGGAAAGACACTGGATCATATGCAACAAACCGATGTTCGCAGTGATATCAGTCATAAAATCCGTATCGGCAGGACAGGACATTTACGGAAATGTCTCGGAACTTCTCTCTATGTCAACAGTTTCCACCATCAGGCTGTCAATCTCACCGGAAAAGGCATCATAGTCACTGCCCGTGCCTGTGACGAAACGATTGAAGCGATCGAACTGAAAGATTATCCTTTTGGTGTCGGTGTCCAATGGCATCCTGAATGTATGTTCCGCACTTCTCCTGAAATGCGGACACTTTTTAAAAATTTTGTAGAACATTGTTCTGTTTCCGGTGAATAA
- a CDS encoding dipeptidase — protein MKWMDMHCDTVSELFRKRSEGTLWKNKLCVDIERLKKSDSVAQFFACYVNAAEYPGWEEAFDAAEKLIQSVHEEEAKEFCVAGSGAELEAAEQAKKYAGILTVEEGGVLNGKAERVEQLYEQGVRLLTLTWNYENCIGSPNSRDTEVMQRGLKPFGIEVVRRMNELGMLVDVSHLSDGGFWDCIRYSTDPIVASHSNCRELCRHPRNLTDEMLRAVGEKGGVVGLNFYSAFLTEKKERAGLEMLAEHAKRMIRMAGEDAVALGTDFDGFERKDLPEKLEGAERIELVWDAFQKAGITSRQTEKIAYGNLFRVIEAGCGKTSVS, from the coding sequence ATGAAATGGATGGATATGCATTGTGATACAGTAAGTGAATTATTTAGAAAGAGAAGTGAAGGAACGCTTTGGAAAAATAAATTGTGTGTGGATATCGAGAGATTGAAGAAAAGTGATTCTGTTGCACAATTTTTCGCATGCTATGTAAATGCAGCGGAATATCCGGGATGGGAAGAAGCTTTTGATGCAGCAGAAAAACTGATCCAGTCGGTGCATGAAGAGGAAGCGAAAGAATTTTGTGTTGCAGGATCAGGGGCAGAACTGGAAGCAGCGGAGCAGGCAAAGAAGTATGCAGGGATACTTACGGTAGAAGAAGGTGGTGTGCTGAACGGAAAAGCAGAACGGGTGGAACAGCTTTATGAACAGGGCGTCAGATTACTCACCCTGACCTGGAATTATGAGAACTGTATCGGCAGTCCCAACAGCAGAGATACAGAGGTCATGCAGCGGGGGCTGAAGCCATTTGGAATCGAAGTGGTCAGACGAATGAACGAACTTGGGATGCTGGTGGACGTATCCCATCTGTCGGACGGAGGATTCTGGGACTGCATCCGGTACAGTACTGATCCTATTGTAGCGTCTCACTCAAATTGCAGGGAACTTTGCAGACATCCGAGAAATCTGACGGATGAGATGCTCCGTGCAGTGGGCGAAAAAGGCGGTGTTGTGGGATTGAATTTTTATTCTGCTTTCCTGACTGAAAAGAAAGAGAGGGCAGGACTGGAAATGCTGGCAGAACATGCAAAGCGGATGATCCGGATGGCAGGAGAAGATGCAGTGGCACTGGGAACGGATTTTGATGGATTTGAAAGAAAAGATCTGCCGGAAAAGCTGGAAGGAGCAGAGAGGATAGAACTGGTATGGGATGCATTTCAGAAAGCGGGGATCACGTCACGGCAGACAGAAAAGATCGCTTATGGGAATCTTTTCCGTGTGATAGAGGCAGGATGTGGAAAAACATCAGTATCCTGA
- the uraA gene encoding uracil permease, translating into MENKRIIQVDEKVPFKMLVPLSIQHMFAMFGASVLVPFVFGINPAVVLFMNGLGTLLFILITKGRAPAYLGSSFAFLAPAGIVISKWGYSYALGGFVAVGFCGCVLSLIIYKFGSDWIDVVLPPAAMGPVVALIGLELAGTAASNAGLKDEVIDSKNVIVFLVTLLTAVLGSVVFRKFLAVIPILIAIIAGYVAALLCGIVDFSEVAAAPLFSLPNFSTPKFKWEAIVIILPVLLVIASEHIGHQIVTSKIVGRDLLKDPGLHRSLFADNFSTMISGLIGSVPTTTYGENIGVMAMTKVYSVYVIGGAAVLSIICSFIGKMTTLINTIPGPVIGGISFLLYGMIGTSGIRILVESQVDYGKSRNMAMTSVIFVVGLSGITVQFGSIQLSGMVLACVIGMLMGLMFYVLDKLKLTNDRESE; encoded by the coding sequence ATGGAGAACAAAAGAATTATTCAGGTTGATGAGAAAGTTCCATTTAAGATGCTTGTTCCATTGAGTATTCAGCATATGTTTGCGATGTTCGGTGCTTCAGTACTTGTGCCATTTGTATTTGGAATCAATCCGGCAGTTGTATTATTCATGAACGGTCTTGGGACTTTATTATTCATCCTGATCACGAAGGGGAGAGCACCGGCATATCTTGGTTCGAGTTTCGCGTTTCTTGCACCGGCTGGAATTGTTATCTCAAAATGGGGATACAGTTATGCACTGGGAGGCTTTGTTGCAGTCGGATTCTGCGGATGTGTTTTATCTCTGATTATTTATAAGTTTGGATCGGACTGGATCGATGTGGTACTTCCACCGGCAGCCATGGGACCGGTAGTAGCACTGATCGGTCTGGAACTTGCAGGAACAGCAGCATCAAATGCAGGACTGAAAGATGAAGTGATCGACAGTAAGAATGTGATTGTGTTTTTAGTAACGTTACTGACGGCAGTACTTGGATCGGTTGTATTCCGCAAGTTCCTTGCCGTGATCCCGATCCTGATTGCGATCATTGCAGGATATGTTGCTGCGTTGCTCTGCGGAATCGTAGATTTCTCAGAAGTTGCTGCAGCACCGCTTTTTTCACTCCCGAATTTTTCAACACCAAAGTTCAAATGGGAGGCGATCGTGATCATTCTTCCGGTACTTCTGGTCATTGCATCGGAGCATATCGGACATCAGATCGTAACAAGTAAGATCGTCGGAAGAGATCTTTTAAAAGATCCGGGACTGCACAGATCTTTATTCGCAGATAACTTTTCGACTATGATCTCCGGCCTGATCGGTTCTGTACCGACAACGACTTACGGAGAGAATATCGGAGTTATGGCAATGACAAAGGTTTACAGTGTCTATGTGATCGGAGGAGCAGCGGTGCTGTCCATTATCTGTTCCTTTATCGGAAAGATGACAACTCTGATTAATACCATTCCAGGTCCGGTGATCGGAGGAATCTCCTTCCTGCTGTATGGTATGATCGGTACATCGGGTATCCGTATTCTTGTTGAATCTCAGGTGGATTATGGTAAGTCAAGAAATATGGCAATGACATCCGTTATTTTTGTAGTAGGATTGTCAGGCATTACGGTACAGTTTGGAAGTATCCAGTTATCAGGAATGGTACTGGCATGTGTGATCGGCATGTTGATGGGACTGATGTTCTATGTACTGGATAAGCTGAAACTGACGAATGACAGAGAAAGTGAATAG
- a CDS encoding helix-turn-helix domain-containing protein, producing the protein MSRQRSMEVIEQSEYVTIGELVRLTGVRYSTLKFYTEEGMLPFEQAEENLTRRYRREESIEMIYKIRKMREEKMTIPEIKGKIKG; encoded by the coding sequence ATGTCCAGACAGAGAAGCATGGAAGTGATAGAACAGTCAGAGTATGTAACAATCGGGGAGCTTGTCAGGCTGACCGGTGTGAGATACAGTACACTGAAGTTTTATACGGAAGAAGGGATGCTGCCATTTGAGCAGGCAGAGGAAAATCTGACCCGGCGTTACAGACGGGAAGAAAGTATAGAGATGATCTATAAGATTCGGAAAATGCGAGAAGAAAAAATGACGATCCCGGAGATAAAAGGAAAAATAAAAGGATAA
- a CDS encoding argininosuccinate synthase, giving the protein MSKEKVVLAYSGGLDTTAIIPWLKETFNYDVVCCCIDCGQGEELDGLDERAKLSGASKLYIENIVDEFCDDFIVPCVKAGAVYENKYLLGTSMARPAIAKKLVEIARKEGAVAICHGATGKGNDQIRFELGIKALAPDIKIIAPWRMTDVWTMQSREDEIEYCRQHGIDLPFDVKHSYSRDRNLWHISHEGLELENPANEPNYDDLLVLSTTPEKAPDKDEYVTMTFEAGVPKSVNGKEMKVSDIIRELNELGGKHGIGIVDIVENRVVGMKSRGVYETPGGTILMAAHEQLEELVLDRATYEVKKDLGNKFAQIVYEGKWYTPLREAIQAFVDVTQQYVTGEVKFRLYKGNIIRAGETSPYSLYSESLASFTTGDLYDHHDADGFINLFGLPLKVRAMKMQEVETQKK; this is encoded by the coding sequence ATGAGTAAAGAAAAAGTTGTATTGGCATATTCCGGTGGTCTTGATACCACAGCGATCATTCCCTGGCTGAAAGAGACATTTAATTATGATGTTGTCTGCTGCTGCATCGACTGCGGACAGGGAGAAGAGCTTGACGGACTGGATGAAAGAGCAAAGCTTTCCGGAGCTTCTAAATTATATATTGAAAATATCGTTGATGAGTTCTGTGATGACTTCATTGTACCTTGCGTAAAAGCAGGTGCAGTTTATGAGAACAAATATCTTCTCGGAACATCCATGGCCCGTCCGGCGATTGCAAAGAAACTGGTTGAGATCGCACGAAAAGAGGGTGCGGTAGCCATCTGCCATGGTGCTACAGGAAAAGGAAATGACCAGATTCGTTTCGAGCTTGGAATTAAGGCACTTGCTCCTGATATTAAGATCATCGCTCCATGGCGTATGACAGATGTATGGACAATGCAGTCCCGTGAAGACGAGATTGAATACTGCAGGCAGCACGGCATTGATCTTCCATTTGACGTAAAGCACAGCTACAGCCGTGACCGTAACTTATGGCATATCAGCCATGAGGGGCTGGAGCTTGAAAATCCTGCCAACGAGCCAAATTATGATGACCTGCTCGTATTAAGCACGACTCCTGAGAAAGCTCCTGACAAAGATGAATACGTTACAATGACTTTTGAAGCCGGTGTTCCGAAGAGCGTCAACGGAAAAGAAATGAAAGTTTCTGATATCATCAGAGAGCTGAACGAACTTGGCGGAAAGCATGGAATCGGTATTGTTGATATCGTTGAGAACCGTGTCGTTGGAATGAAATCCCGTGGTGTCTATGAAACTCCTGGCGGAACGATCCTGATGGCTGCTCACGAACAGCTTGAAGAGCTTGTCCTTGACCGTGCTACATATGAAGTTAAAAAAGACCTTGGAAATAAATTCGCACAGATCGTATATGAGGGAAAATGGTATACACCATTGCGTGAAGCCATCCAGGCATTTGTCGATGTAACGCAGCAGTATGTGACCGGTGAAGTCAAATTCAGACTTTACAAGGGAAATATCATCCGTGCCGGCGAGACATCTCCTTATTCTCTGTACAGTGAATCTCTTGCAAGCTTCACTACAGGTGATCTGTATGACCATCATGATGCTGACGGATTTATCAATCTGTTCGGACTGCCACTGAAGGTTCGTGCAATGAAGATGCAGGAAGTTGAGACTCAGAAGAAATAA
- a CDS encoding chloride channel protein: MKEKIKCTIRYSILALVTGVAVGAIDTIFGRGLLWLSDFRTAHYRYLLPFLPVAGLLIVWMYHRFSEESLKGMTLVLETGQKKRKSIPLALVPLVIVGTWLTHLFGGSAGREGVAVQIGAVISHEAGKKFRCPENDRIMLVAGMAAGFGGLFQTPLAAVFFAMEVIASGYMQYEALLPAMISAYTAAFTSHILGLEKFTAVIGEKLDLSETKVILSLIVLGILFGLVGRLFSGTLQWMKKRMGNAIKNPYIRIGAVAVFLAVLLFLFHGGRYSGLGTNLISAAFENGTIYGYDWILKLGFTVLTLAIGFQGGEVTPLFSIGASLGILAGNLLGISPVVCAALGYAAVFGSATNTLLAPVMIGLEVFGTENAIPLVVVCILAYLMNGGSSIYTAQQRAVLKLDGEKEAVSERGATEKQKNKAMRQ; encoded by the coding sequence ATGAAGGAAAAAATAAAATGCACGATCCGGTACAGCATTCTGGCACTGGTCACCGGAGTGGCAGTCGGTGCCATTGATACAATCTTCGGAAGAGGACTTTTATGGCTGTCAGATTTCAGGACAGCTCATTACAGATATCTGCTGCCATTTCTTCCGGTTGCAGGACTGCTGATCGTGTGGATGTATCACCGGTTCAGTGAAGAAAGTCTGAAAGGAATGACGCTGGTACTGGAAACCGGACAGAAAAAAAGAAAATCGATCCCACTGGCACTTGTTCCACTGGTAATCGTTGGAACATGGCTGACGCATCTGTTTGGAGGAAGTGCGGGAAGAGAAGGAGTGGCAGTACAGATCGGTGCTGTGATATCCCACGAGGCAGGAAAAAAATTTCGCTGCCCGGAAAATGACAGGATTATGCTGGTTGCCGGAATGGCAGCAGGTTTCGGAGGACTTTTTCAGACCCCGCTGGCAGCAGTCTTTTTTGCAATGGAGGTGATCGCTTCAGGATATATGCAGTATGAAGCATTACTGCCGGCAATGATCAGTGCTTACACAGCCGCTTTTACCTCTCATATACTGGGACTGGAAAAGTTTACAGCAGTGATCGGTGAGAAGCTGGATCTGTCAGAGACAAAGGTGATCCTGAGTCTGATCGTTCTTGGAATTTTGTTCGGGCTGGTCGGAAGACTTTTTTCAGGAACACTGCAATGGATGAAAAAACGGATGGGCAATGCCATAAAAAATCCATACATAAGGATCGGAGCAGTGGCAGTATTTCTTGCAGTTCTTTTGTTCCTTTTTCACGGAGGCAGATACAGTGGACTGGGAACGAACCTTATTTCAGCGGCCTTTGAAAATGGAACGATCTATGGGTATGACTGGATATTGAAGCTGGGATTTACGGTTCTGACACTGGCAATCGGCTTTCAGGGCGGAGAAGTGACACCGCTTTTCTCTATCGGGGCATCATTGGGAATCCTTGCAGGAAATCTGCTCGGTATTTCCCCTGTGGTCTGTGCAGCACTTGGCTATGCGGCTGTATTTGGCAGTGCGACCAATACACTGCTCGCTCCGGTTATGATCGGACTGGAAGTATTTGGAACAGAAAATGCAATTCCGCTGGTAGTTGTATGTATCCTTGCGTATCTTATGAATGGAGGAAGTTCTATCTATACTGCACAGCAGCGGGCAGTCCTGAAGCTGGATGGAGAGAAAGAAGCGGTCAGTGAAAGAGGGGCAACGGAAAAGCAGAAAAATAAAGCAATGAGACAGTGA
- a CDS encoding GNAT family N-acetyltransferase, translating to MEKKEIKIFRAGRESLEEAVRLVQSTEEKMKEKSWFVAESLEEFDRWMRKDQGWLYVAKDCSSGQLAGMFFVVLPGMEEENLGYDIGMQGRQLYECAIMDTVVVLPEYRGMHLQYEMMQTAERKLHKEGYRYLLCTVHPENKFSRENVKRQGYKKILTKEKYGGFLRDIWMKEL from the coding sequence ATGGAAAAGAAAGAAATAAAAATCTTCCGGGCGGGCAGAGAATCGCTGGAAGAAGCGGTCCGACTGGTACAGAGTACGGAAGAAAAGATGAAAGAAAAAAGCTGGTTTGTGGCAGAAAGCCTGGAAGAATTTGACCGGTGGATGAGGAAAGATCAGGGATGGCTGTATGTGGCAAAGGATTGCAGCAGCGGACAACTGGCTGGAATGTTTTTTGTTGTCCTGCCGGGGATGGAAGAAGAAAATCTGGGGTACGATATCGGTATGCAGGGCAGGCAGTTGTATGAGTGTGCCATTATGGATACGGTTGTGGTACTTCCTGAATACAGAGGAATGCATTTACAATATGAAATGATGCAGACTGCGGAGCGAAAGCTTCACAAAGAGGGTTATCGTTATCTTCTCTGTACGGTTCATCCGGAAAATAAATTCAGCAGGGAGAATGTGAAAAGACAGGGATACAAAAAAATACTGACAAAAGAAAAATATGGTGGATTTTTGCGGGATATCTGGATGAAAGAACTGTAA
- a CDS encoding FeoA family protein, whose protein sequence is MQALSDAKAGENYTIKWMFGLPEVLEFLHSHHVEEGCDVQVIQKMTDGVIIAVQDTRFVLGNEIADRIQV, encoded by the coding sequence ATGCAGGCGTTATCAGATGCAAAAGCAGGGGAGAACTATACGATCAAGTGGATGTTCGGACTTCCGGAAGTTTTGGAGTTCCTGCACAGTCATCATGTAGAAGAAGGATGTGATGTGCAGGTAATCCAGAAGATGACAGACGGAGTGATCATTGCAGTACAGGATACGAGATTTGTACTGGGAAATGAGATTGCAGACCGGATCCAGGTATGA
- a CDS encoding glutamate-5-semialdehyde dehydrogenase: MESYMQMLAKRSKDASRSAAKLGTADKNRGLLAVADELVAEQQLILDANAKDIEAAKKKGVKQSLIDRLELSERRIADMAEGLRQIAALDDPVGEVLSMKTRPNGLRIGQKRVPLGVVGIIYESRPNVTADAFGLCFKTGNSVILRGGSDAIYSNQAIVHAVKDGLRKEKLNQDLIILVEDTDRKVVNEMMKMHGWIDVLIPRGGAGLIANVVANSTVPVIETGTGNCHIYVDESADIRMAAEIIENAKTQRMGVCNACESLVIHSGILSKAMPEIVKKLKAHNVEIRGDERACTVSKEIIPASEEDWGTEYLDAVISVKTVDSLREAIDHINRYNTGHSESIITKDYANALQFQDEIDAAAVYVNASTRFTDGFEFGFGAEIGISTQKLHARGPMGLNALTTTKYIIFGNGQIRK; the protein is encoded by the coding sequence ATGGAAAGTTATATGCAGATGCTGGCAAAGCGTTCCAAAGATGCATCAAGAAGTGCTGCGAAGCTTGGCACAGCGGATAAGAACCGGGGACTGCTTGCAGTAGCAGATGAGCTGGTAGCAGAGCAGCAACTGATCCTGGATGCGAATGCAAAGGATATTGAAGCAGCGAAGAAAAAGGGCGTGAAGCAGTCGCTGATCGACCGACTGGAGCTTTCAGAACGGCGGATCGCAGATATGGCGGAAGGTCTCAGGCAGATCGCAGCACTGGATGATCCGGTGGGAGAGGTTCTCTCGATGAAGACGAGACCGAACGGTCTCAGGATCGGACAGAAAAGAGTGCCGCTGGGAGTGGTCGGGATCATTTATGAGTCCAGACCGAATGTGACGGCTGATGCATTTGGACTTTGCTTCAAGACCGGAAATTCAGTGATCCTCAGAGGCGGCAGTGATGCAATCTATTCCAATCAGGCGATCGTCCATGCAGTGAAGGACGGTCTCAGAAAAGAAAAGCTCAACCAGGATCTGATCATTCTGGTTGAGGATACGGACAGGAAAGTTGTCAATGAGATGATGAAGATGCATGGCTGGATTGATGTTCTGATCCCAAGAGGCGGGGCAGGGCTGATCGCAAACGTAGTTGCGAACAGCACCGTGCCGGTCATTGAGACGGGAACCGGAAACTGCCATATTTATGTAGATGAATCTGCGGATATCAGGATGGCAGCCGAGATCATCGAGAATGCCAAGACGCAGAGAATGGGTGTGTGCAATGCCTGTGAGTCACTGGTGATCCATTCCGGTATTCTTTCAAAGGCAATGCCGGAGATCGTGAAGAAGCTGAAAGCACATAATGTAGAGATACGTGGAGACGAGAGAGCCTGTACAGTGAGCAAAGAGATCATTCCGGCTTCAGAAGAAGACTGGGGAACAGAGTACCTGGATGCAGTGATCTCAGTTAAGACAGTGGATTCGCTCCGGGAGGCGATCGATCATATCAACCGTTATAATACAGGACATTCAGAATCGATCATTACCAAAGATTATGCAAATGCATTGCAGTTTCAGGATGAGATCGATGCGGCAGCAGTTTATGTGAATGCGTCCACAAGATTTACGGATGGCTTTGAATTTGGATTCGGGGCAGAGATCGGAATCAGTACGCAGAAACTTCATGCAAGAGGTCCGATGGGACTGAATGCACTGACAACAACCAAATATATTATTTTTGGGAATGGACAGATAAGAAAATAG
- the argC gene encoding N-acetyl-gamma-glutamyl-phosphate reductase: MIKVGIIGATGYAGGELVRILMGHKDAEIKWYGSRSYVDQKYADVYRNMFQIVDAKCMDDNMEELADQVDVIFTATPQGLCASLVNEEILSKTKIIDLSADFRLKDVNVYEEWYKIEHKAPQYIDEAVYGLCEINRDLVKSARIVANPGCYTTCSILTAYPLAKEGLIDMSTLIIDAKSGTSGAGRGAKLPNLYCEVNENIKAYGVATHRHTPEIEEQLGYASGEKVVLNFTPHLVPMNRGILATEYATLKKKVTYEEVKAVYDQYYAKEKFVRVLDRDVCPETKWVEGSNYVDIGFKIDPRTNRIIMMGAIDNLVKGAAGQAVQNMNLLFGLPEDEGLELVPMFP; this comes from the coding sequence ATGATTAAAGTCGGAATTATCGGAGCGACCGGATATGCAGGCGGGGAGCTTGTTCGTATATTAATGGGACATAAAGATGCAGAAATTAAATGGTATGGTTCCAGAAGCTATGTAGACCAGAAGTATGCAGATGTATACAGGAATATGTTCCAGATCGTGGATGCAAAGTGCATGGATGACAATATGGAAGAGCTGGCAGATCAGGTAGATGTGATCTTTACGGCAACGCCGCAGGGACTTTGTGCATCGCTGGTCAACGAGGAGATCCTGTCCAAGACGAAGATCATTGATCTGAGTGCAGACTTCCGCCTGAAAGATGTCAATGTATATGAAGAGTGGTATAAGATCGAACATAAAGCACCGCAGTATATTGATGAGGCAGTTTACGGACTTTGTGAGATCAACAGGGATCTGGTAAAATCCGCAAGGATTGTTGCAAATCCGGGATGTTATACAACCTGCTCGATCCTGACAGCTTATCCGCTTGCAAAAGAAGGTCTGATTGATATGAGTACTTTGATCATAGATGCGAAGTCCGGAACTTCAGGAGCAGGAAGAGGTGCAAAGCTTCCGAATCTCTATTGTGAAGTGAATGAGAATATCAAAGCGTACGGTGTTGCAACGCACCGGCATACACCGGAAATCGAGGAACAGCTTGGCTATGCATCCGGTGAGAAAGTGGTCTTGAACTTTACACCACATCTTGTGCCGATGAACAGAGGAATCCTTGCGACAGAGTATGCAACACTGAAAAAGAAAGTTACATATGAAGAAGTAAAGGCAGTTTATGATCAGTACTATGCAAAAGAAAAATTTGTCAGAGTGCTGGATCGGGATGTATGCCCGGAGACGAAATGGGTAGAGGGCAGCAACTATGTAGATATCGGATTTAAGATCGATCCGAGAACGAACCGCATCATTATGATGGGGGCGATCGACAATCTGGTGAAAGGTGCGGCAGGACAGGCAGTACAGAATATGAATCTTCTGTTCGGTCTTCCGGAGGATGAAGGACTGGAATTAGTTCCGATGTTCCCGTAA
- a CDS encoding GNAT family N-acetyltransferase → MIRVMTIDDYDGVYALWKKIKGFGIRSIDDSREGVERFLKRNPTTSVVAVEDGKVVGSILCGHDGRRGCLYHVCVDEAYRRHGIGKDMVVYAMKALQDEKINKVSLIAFTQNDIGNAFWNTIGWTERLDLNYYDFTLNEANITAFNEQ, encoded by the coding sequence ATGATACGTGTAATGACGATTGATGATTATGACGGAGTGTATGCACTGTGGAAAAAGATCAAAGGATTCGGAATCCGCAGTATTGATGATTCAAGAGAAGGTGTAGAGCGTTTCCTGAAGAGAAATCCGACGACCAGTGTGGTTGCCGTTGAAGATGGAAAGGTGGTTGGAAGTATCCTGTGCGGACATGATGGAAGAAGAGGCTGTCTGTATCATGTCTGTGTGGATGAGGCATACCGGAGACATGGGATCGGAAAAGACATGGTCGTATATGCCATGAAAGCATTGCAGGACGAGAAGATCAATAAAGTATCCCTGATCGCATTTACCCAGAATGATATAGGAAATGCGTTTTGGAATACGATCGGATGGACAGAGCGTTTGGATCTGAATTATTATGATTTTACATTGAATGAGGCAAATATAACTGCATTTAATGAGCAGTGA
- the argJ gene encoding bifunctional glutamate N-acetyltransferase/amino-acid acetyltransferase ArgJ, with translation MEIIKGGVTAAKGFEAAAVAAQIKYQGRTDMALIYSEKPCKVAGTFTTNVVKAAPVRWDRQIVENKQKSQAVIINSGIANACTGVEGMMYCQETAKEAAKVLGIEEAGVLVGSTGVIGMQLPIDRIKAGISELAKVKKAGIESGTEAAKAIMTTDTKKKEVAVQFQIGDKTVTIGGMAKGSGMIHPNMCTMLAFITTDAVISRKALQKAMSNDVEETYNMISVDGDTSTNDTALLLANGMAGNKKIKKGTPEFEVFQEALHYVNETLAKMMAGDGEGATALFEVKVVGAKTKEQAKTLAKSVVCSNLTKAAIAGHDANWGRILCAMGYSGAKFDPEKVDLYFESTAGKLQIIKDGTAVDYSEEKATEILSQEKVTATADLKAGEAEATAWGCDLTHGYIDINADYRS, from the coding sequence ATGGAGATAATCAAAGGCGGAGTGACGGCTGCAAAAGGATTTGAGGCAGCGGCAGTGGCAGCACAGATCAAATATCAGGGACGTACGGACATGGCACTGATCTACAGTGAAAAGCCATGCAAGGTTGCGGGAACATTTACGACGAATGTAGTGAAAGCTGCACCGGTCAGATGGGACAGGCAGATCGTGGAGAATAAGCAGAAATCACAGGCAGTGATCATTAACTCAGGGATTGCCAATGCATGTACCGGTGTAGAGGGAATGATGTACTGCCAGGAGACAGCAAAAGAGGCGGCAAAGGTACTCGGAATCGAAGAAGCGGGCGTGCTGGTCGGATCTACCGGTGTGATCGGAATGCAGCTTCCGATCGACAGGATCAAAGCAGGTATCTCAGAGCTTGCAAAAGTGAAAAAGGCTGGCATTGAGAGCGGAACAGAAGCAGCAAAAGCGATCATGACGACGGATACAAAGAAGAAAGAGGTTGCTGTGCAGTTCCAGATCGGAGATAAGACGGTAACGATCGGCGGAATGGCAAAGGGATCAGGAATGATCCATCCGAATATGTGTACCATGCTTGCATTTATTACAACGGATGCAGTTATTTCAAGAAAAGCTCTGCAGAAAGCCATGAGCAATGATGTGGAAGAAACTTATAATATGATCTCGGTAGACGGAGATACATCCACGAATGATACGGCTCTTCTGCTGGCAAACGGAATGGCAGGAAATAAGAAGATCAAAAAAGGAACACCGGAATTTGAGGTATTCCAGGAGGCTCTTCATTATGTCAATGAGACACTGGCAAAGATGATGGCAGGAGACGGAGAAGGTGCTACGGCATTATTTGAAGTAAAAGTGGTCGGTGCGAAGACGAAAGAGCAGGCCAAGACTCTCGCAAAGTCGGTTGTCTGCTCCAATCTGACAAAAGCAGCGATCGCGGGACATGATGCCAACTGGGGAAGAATTTTATGTGCAATGGGATATTCGGGTGCAAAGTTCGATCCGGAAAAGGTAGATCTGTATTTCGAGAGTACAGCCGGAAAACTGCAGATCATCAAAGACGGAACAGCCGTGGACTACAGTGAGGAAAAAGCAACAGAGATCCTTTCACAGGAAAAGGTAACAGCAACGGCTGATCTGAAGGCAGGGGAAGCAGAAGCAACAGCCTGGGGATGTGACCTGACTCATGGATACATCGACATTAATGCAGATTACAGAAGTTAA